The following proteins are encoded in a genomic region of Candidatus Dormiibacterota bacterium:
- the mltG gene encoding endolytic transglycosylase MltG, producing the protein MKRWPAWLRDHWFLGMIGIVLLVLLLTVSAQIFLWASIPYRGYGASYAMIDIPEGTAAARAIEILEEHGVIQRSPLALVYLRLTGRTHGLKAGEYSFTRPMTPGEVFDKMISGDVYYHRVTIPEGVRSDEVFAQFVRAGFGTEEDYRLLFRDTSPIADLDAEATDLEGYLFPDTYSLQKGTTPKAIVAMMVARFREVFQTSWVARVTERGLTVREATTLASMVEWETAQADENGLVASVFYNRLRLGMRLQCDPTVIYALAMRNAFDGNIRKEDLKIDSRYNTYRYSGLPPGPIGNPGAAALQAAVAPADTSFLYFVSMNTGRHFFSKTLSEHNRAVWEYQVRPFKLRKASRSVSGVRGN; encoded by the coding sequence ATGAAGCGCTGGCCCGCGTGGCTCCGCGACCATTGGTTCCTGGGGATGATCGGGATCGTCCTGCTGGTCCTCCTCCTCACCGTCTCCGCGCAGATCTTCCTGTGGGCGTCGATCCCGTACCGCGGCTACGGCGCTTCGTACGCCATGATCGACATCCCCGAAGGGACCGCTGCCGCGCGCGCCATCGAGATTCTCGAGGAGCACGGGGTCATCCAGAGATCTCCCCTCGCGCTCGTCTACCTGCGCCTGACCGGGCGGACCCACGGTCTGAAGGCGGGGGAGTACTCGTTCACGCGCCCGATGACGCCCGGGGAGGTGTTCGACAAGATGATATCGGGGGACGTGTACTACCACCGTGTGACCATTCCCGAGGGTGTCCGCTCCGACGAGGTGTTCGCGCAGTTCGTGCGGGCGGGATTCGGCACCGAGGAGGACTATCGCCTGCTGTTCCGGGACACCTCGCCGATCGCCGATCTCGACGCGGAGGCGACCGATCTCGAGGGATACCTGTTCCCGGACACCTACAGCCTGCAGAAGGGAACGACGCCGAAGGCGATCGTCGCCATGATGGTGGCGCGCTTCCGCGAAGTGTTCCAGACCTCCTGGGTCGCGCGTGTGACGGAGCGGGGTCTGACGGTCCGGGAGGCCACGACTCTCGCCTCGATGGTGGAGTGGGAAACGGCGCAGGCCGACGAGAACGGCCTGGTGGCCTCGGTCTTCTACAACCGCCTGCGTCTCGGGATGCGGCTGCAGTGCGATCCGACCGTCATCTACGCGCTGGCCATGAGGAACGCCTTCGACGGGAACATCCGGAAGGAGGACTTGAAGATCGATTCGCGCTACAACACCTATCGCTACTCCGGCCTGCCGCCCGGTCCGATCGGCAATCCCGGGGCGGCCGCGCTCCAGGCGGCCGTCGCGCCCGCCGACACGAGCTTCCTCTATTTCGTCTCCATGAACACCGGCCGGCACTTCTTCTCGAAGACCCTCAGCGAGCACAACCGCGCGGTGTGGGAGTACCAGGTCCGGCCGTTCAAGCTGCGGAAAGCGTCGCGCTCGGTCTCCGGAGTCCGTGGAAATTGA
- the ruvX gene encoding Holliday junction resolvase RuvX → MSDSTAGKAERGGGAGRTLALDYGDRRIGIALSDELGLTARPLMTLTRTSWPADLDRLRGLIRDHDVRRIVVGLPLDMDGRRGGRARLTGTIIEKIRGATGLPVIEWDERLTTVQAERLLISGDVSRARRRQVIDQVAAVILLQAWLDAQHAGGTPG, encoded by the coding sequence ATGAGCGACTCCACGGCCGGAAAGGCGGAACGAGGCGGCGGTGCGGGGCGCACGCTGGCCCTCGATTACGGGGACCGGAGGATCGGTATCGCCCTCAGCGACGAACTGGGTCTCACGGCCCGGCCACTCATGACCCTGACGCGCACCTCCTGGCCCGCGGATCTCGATCGCCTCAGAGGTCTCATCCGCGATCATGACGTGCGCCGCATCGTGGTCGGTCTTCCCCTGGACATGGACGGCCGGCGGGGAGGACGCGCCCGCCTGACCGGGACGATCATCGAAAAGATCCGCGGCGCCACCGGCCTGCCTGTCATCGAGTGGGACGAGCGGCTCACCACGGTCCAGGCCGAGAGACTCCTCATCTCGGGTGATGTGAGCCGCGCGCGACGCCGCCAGGTGATCGACCAGGTCGCGGCGGTCATTCTCCTGCAGGCCTGGCTGGACGCGCAGCATGCGGGGGGGACGCCGGGATGA
- a CDS encoding multiheme c-type cytochrome: MQTDALIDGMNVLGYKVSNLSQRELSHGYDVFLERRKKARFEFVSANVVWQDTGEPVVSATTVVRVPLRDGAKVKDVRVGFIGLTRNDPAFQKEGPAGRRIVTVDAYAAAEKQVPALKQKADIVVALVALGLEEARQLPKRVKNIDLVVGADPTPGKTGMITRSDDFPEDTQFGRTRLLFAGDQGKVLGDVRLFFDAKRSVTSTQRAIIQLSREWPDDPRLAEVMDRVKVGVNEYNKKKTMADSPFAAPAVAAVPQEPAYTGSDRCATCHEQAFAVWAKSGHARAFETLVRAKQDFNPKCLPCHTIGYNQKGGYVNPHATPLFENVGCESCHGPSSRHPEAMQSGYGKVDVTFCVTCHTRENSPDYVPAEYVPKVIHWDGATAGR, encoded by the coding sequence ATGCAGACGGACGCGCTGATCGACGGGATGAACGTCCTCGGCTACAAGGTCTCCAACCTGTCGCAGCGGGAGTTGTCGCACGGCTACGATGTCTTCCTCGAGCGCCGGAAGAAGGCCCGCTTCGAGTTCGTCTCCGCCAACGTCGTGTGGCAGGACACGGGCGAGCCGGTCGTGTCCGCGACGACCGTCGTCCGGGTGCCGCTGCGCGACGGCGCCAAGGTGAAGGACGTGCGCGTCGGCTTCATTGGCCTGACCCGCAACGACCCCGCGTTCCAGAAGGAGGGGCCCGCGGGCCGGCGCATCGTCACCGTGGACGCCTACGCGGCCGCGGAAAAGCAGGTGCCGGCGCTCAAGCAGAAGGCGGACATCGTCGTCGCGCTCGTCGCCCTCGGCCTCGAAGAGGCGCGGCAGCTGCCGAAGAGAGTGAAGAACATCGATCTCGTCGTCGGCGCCGATCCCACCCCCGGGAAGACCGGGATGATCACGCGCTCCGACGATTTCCCGGAGGACACGCAGTTCGGCCGCACGCGACTGCTGTTCGCCGGTGACCAGGGTAAGGTCCTGGGCGATGTGCGCCTCTTCTTCGATGCGAAGAGATCGGTCACCTCGACGCAGCGGGCCATCATCCAGCTGAGCCGCGAATGGCCCGACGATCCCAGGCTCGCGGAAGTCATGGACCGGGTCAAAGTGGGCGTCAACGAGTACAACAAGAAGAAGACGATGGCGGATAGCCCGTTCGCGGCCCCGGCCGTCGCCGCCGTGCCGCAGGAGCCGGCCTACACCGGATCCGATCGCTGCGCGACCTGCCACGAACAGGCATTCGCCGTGTGGGCGAAGAGCGGCCACGCGCGCGCCTTCGAGACGCTGGTGCGCGCGAAGCAGGACTTCAACCCGAAATGCCTCCCCTGTCACACCATCGGCTACAACCAGAAGGGCGGCTACGTGAACCCCCACGCGACGCCGCTGTTCGAGAACGTGGGCTGCGAGTCCTGCCACGGCCCCTCGAGCCGGCACCCCGAAGCGATGCAGTCGGGGTACGGCAAGGTCGACGTCACCTTCTGCGTCACCTGCCACACCCGGGAAAACTCCCCCGACTACGTTCCGGCCGAGTACGTCCCCAAGGTCATCCACTGGGACGGCGCCACCGCCGGTCGCTGA
- a CDS encoding DUF4321 domain-containing protein gives MPRSGLQFWHLVVIVLLAAMAGTALGDLLGKAFPDTAAGRFLSAGVTVGSTTPLELEFRVVSLTMGVVLRLTVLGALAALAALVIFFRRL, from the coding sequence GTGCCGCGCTCCGGTCTGCAGTTCTGGCACCTGGTGGTCATCGTCCTGCTGGCCGCAATGGCCGGCACCGCCCTGGGCGACCTTCTGGGCAAGGCGTTCCCCGACACGGCGGCCGGGCGGTTCCTGTCGGCAGGGGTCACCGTCGGCAGTACCACCCCCCTGGAGCTCGAGTTCCGGGTGGTGAGCCTGACGATGGGTGTCGTCCTGCGACTGACCGTGCTCGGCGCCCTCGCGGCCCTCGCGGCGCTGGTCATTTTCTTCCGCCGCCTCTGA
- a CDS encoding Maf family protein, which produces MPSRSIVLVSASPRRADLLRRAGLEFTIRPSEVDETPFPGEAPGVLAERLARAKVLALPALSFPALAIGADTVVAVADAVLGKPKDRAEARQMLRQLSGRVHEVTTAMALRTLPEETIQCERAVSRVTFAPLSDREIDWYAGTGEGMDKAGAYALQGIGALFIESIAGSYTNVIGLPLDRLYPHLRLHGVLPALS; this is translated from the coding sequence ATGCCGTCCCGATCGATCGTCCTGGTCTCCGCTTCCCCCCGAAGGGCCGATCTCCTGCGCCGCGCCGGACTCGAGTTCACCATCCGTCCGTCCGAGGTCGACGAGACGCCGTTTCCGGGCGAGGCCCCGGGGGTTCTGGCGGAGCGTCTGGCGCGCGCCAAGGTCCTGGCGCTGCCCGCGCTGTCCTTCCCGGCGCTGGCGATCGGGGCCGACACGGTGGTCGCCGTTGCGGACGCGGTCCTGGGCAAGCCCAAGGACCGTGCGGAGGCCAGACAGATGCTCCGGCAACTCTCCGGCCGCGTGCACGAAGTGACGACGGCGATGGCGCTGCGCACGCTGCCGGAGGAGACGATCCAATGCGAGCGGGCGGTGTCGCGCGTCACCTTCGCCCCGCTCTCGGACCGGGAGATCGACTGGTACGCGGGGACCGGCGAGGGCATGGACAAGGCGGGGGCCTACGCCCTGCAGGGCATCGGCGCGCTGTTCATCGAGTCGATCGCCGGCAGTTACACGAACGTCATCGGTCTGCCTCTCGACCGGCTGTACCCGCATCTTCGCCTGCACGGCGTGCTTCCCGCGCTCTCCTGA
- a CDS encoding 2Fe-2S iron-sulfur cluster-binding protein → MESAVLEAYEKLITVTINGRSYEVPENNTLLRVLQFMNLELAYSKYCWNGDCRNCAFRYVSRKSGNEVEALGCQMRLFQNMVIKCLPEGVQLN, encoded by the coding sequence ATGGAATCCGCGGTCCTCGAAGCCTACGAGAAGCTGATCACGGTCACCATCAACGGCCGGAGCTACGAGGTGCCCGAGAACAACACGCTCCTGCGCGTCCTGCAGTTCATGAACCTCGAGCTGGCCTACAGCAAGTACTGCTGGAACGGCGACTGCCGCAACTGCGCCTTCCGCTACGTCTCCCGCAAGTCGGGCAACGAGGTCGAAGCCCTCGGCTGCCAGATGCGTCTCTTCCAGAACATGGTCATCAAGTGCCTTCCCGAGGGCGTCCAGCTGAATTGA
- the gcvPB gene encoding aminomethyl-transferring glycine dehydrogenase subunit GcvPB codes for MTDTRTLRAPEKLLFELSRPGRRGFALPPLDVPTGDGAGLDPRYTRDAIEGFPELSEVEIVRHYTRLSRLNYAIDLGLYPLGSCTMKYNPKVHETVARLPGFADSHPQLPAAAAQGCLRLMHDLERALCAICGMDRFTLQPAAGAQGELTGIMMARAYHRERGNPRQVVLIPDSAHGTNPASAHIAGYRVEQLPSNERGCVDLAALRRRMSPDVALLMLTNPNTLGVFEGEIQEIASAVHAGGALLYMDGANLNAFVGVARPGDMGVDLHHLNLHKTFSTPHGGGGPGAGPVGVKRHLEPFLPVPTVEKEGETFVLHHDRPKSIGKVRSFFGNFGMFVRAFAYILALGPDGLRRMAETAVLNANYLRRKLEAAYHLPYDAPSLHEVVFSDRNLEDTGVHTLDIAKRLMDYGFHPPTIYFPLIVKGALMIEPTESESREELDAFIDAMLRIDQEARSNPDLVRTAPHTTPVRRLDEVGAARNPVIRWTPDTSAR; via the coding sequence GTGACCGACACGCGCACCCTGCGCGCGCCGGAAAAGCTCCTGTTCGAATTGTCGAGACCGGGACGGCGCGGCTTCGCGCTGCCCCCCCTGGACGTCCCGACCGGCGACGGCGCCGGGCTCGATCCGCGCTACACGCGCGACGCGATCGAGGGGTTCCCCGAGCTCAGCGAGGTCGAGATCGTGCGGCACTACACCCGCCTGTCGCGCCTGAACTACGCGATCGATCTCGGCCTGTATCCCCTCGGCTCGTGCACGATGAAATACAACCCCAAGGTCCACGAGACGGTGGCGCGCCTGCCCGGGTTCGCGGACTCGCACCCGCAGCTCCCGGCGGCCGCCGCCCAGGGCTGCCTGAGGCTCATGCACGATCTCGAACGGGCCCTGTGCGCCATCTGCGGCATGGACCGGTTCACGCTGCAGCCCGCCGCCGGGGCGCAGGGAGAGCTGACCGGGATCATGATGGCGCGGGCGTACCATCGCGAGCGCGGCAACCCGCGCCAGGTGGTCCTGATCCCGGATTCGGCGCACGGCACGAACCCCGCGAGCGCGCACATCGCCGGATACCGCGTCGAGCAGCTCCCCTCCAACGAGCGCGGTTGTGTCGACCTGGCCGCGCTCCGGCGCCGCATGTCCCCGGACGTGGCCCTCCTCATGCTGACCAATCCGAACACGCTGGGCGTCTTCGAAGGGGAGATCCAGGAAATCGCCTCCGCCGTCCACGCCGGCGGGGCCCTGCTCTACATGGACGGAGCCAATCTCAACGCCTTCGTCGGCGTCGCGCGTCCCGGCGACATGGGGGTCGACCTGCACCATCTCAACCTCCACAAGACGTTCTCGACACCGCACGGCGGGGGAGGGCCGGGAGCGGGCCCGGTCGGCGTGAAGCGTCATCTCGAGCCGTTCCTGCCGGTGCCGACCGTCGAGAAGGAGGGGGAGACCTTCGTCCTGCACCACGACCGGCCGAAGAGCATCGGCAAGGTCCGCTCCTTCTTCGGCAACTTCGGGATGTTCGTGCGCGCCTTCGCGTACATCCTGGCGCTGGGACCCGACGGGCTCAGGCGGATGGCGGAGACCGCCGTGCTCAACGCCAACTATCTCCGTCGCAAGCTCGAGGCCGCCTACCACCTGCCGTACGACGCGCCGTCCCTGCACGAGGTCGTGTTCTCCGATCGCAACCTCGAAGACACCGGCGTGCACACACTCGACATCGCCAAGCGTCTCATGGACTACGGCTTCCACCCCCCGACGATCTATTTCCCGCTGATCGTCAAGGGGGCCCTGATGATCGAGCCGACCGAGAGCGAGAGCCGTGAGGAGCTCGACGCGTTCATCGACGCGATGCTGCGCATCGACCAGGAGGCGCGCTCGAATCCCGATCTCGTCCGAACGGCCCCCCATACGACGCCGGTGCGGCGGCTCGACGAAGTCGGCGCCGCCCGCAATCCGGTCATCCGCTGGACCCCCGACACGAGCGCGCGCTAG
- the gcvPA gene encoding aminomethyl-transferring glycine dehydrogenase subunit GcvPA, giving the protein MGDVHRYIPASDADRESMLREIGAKSIDELFATIPPALRLKEPLPLAAALSEQELLQEMSRRARDSRQPAPGAQFLGGGAYRHHSPVLVDHLISRTEFYSSYTPYQPEISQGTLQAIFEFQTLVCQLTELDISNASMYDGASALAEAILMAERVTHRGRVAVSDRLHPEYLQVCRTYLASLDIDLAPFGSRPDGSADPEAARRALREGKAGAVVVQHPNFFGCLEEIETFAAAAHEAGAHLIVVVTEPVALGLLKGPGRQGADIVAGEGHSFGVPLSYGGPYLGFLAARQAFLRSMPGRIVGETRDVDGRRGYVLTLSTREQHIRREKATSNICTNEGLCALIASIFMAVAGRAGLRDLALHNHAKAAYARRTLAAARGCSAPYAAPVFNEFTVRLPVPAEQAVRHLLDRGLVPGIPLSRYFSGMERDLLVCVTETNPRAEIDRLADELGRLS; this is encoded by the coding sequence TCGCCGCGGCCCTGTCGGAGCAGGAGCTCCTCCAGGAGATGTCCCGGAGGGCGCGCGACAGCCGTCAGCCCGCTCCGGGCGCGCAGTTCCTGGGGGGCGGGGCCTACCGGCACCACAGTCCGGTTCTCGTCGATCACCTGATCTCACGGACCGAGTTCTACTCCTCGTACACCCCGTACCAGCCGGAGATAAGCCAAGGGACGCTGCAGGCGATCTTCGAGTTCCAGACTCTCGTCTGCCAGCTCACCGAGCTCGACATCTCCAACGCGTCGATGTACGACGGGGCGTCGGCACTGGCCGAGGCGATCCTGATGGCCGAGAGGGTGACGCACCGCGGGCGCGTGGCGGTCTCCGACCGGCTGCACCCGGAGTACCTTCAGGTGTGCCGGACCTATCTCGCCAGTCTCGACATCGATCTCGCGCCGTTCGGCTCGCGACCGGACGGCAGCGCCGACCCGGAGGCGGCCCGGCGGGCGCTGCGGGAAGGAAAGGCGGGGGCCGTGGTCGTCCAGCACCCGAACTTCTTCGGCTGCCTGGAGGAGATCGAGACATTTGCGGCGGCGGCGCACGAGGCGGGCGCCCATCTGATCGTCGTCGTCACCGAGCCTGTCGCCCTGGGCCTCCTCAAGGGGCCCGGACGGCAGGGGGCGGACATCGTCGCGGGGGAAGGGCATTCGTTCGGCGTACCGCTGTCGTACGGCGGACCGTATCTCGGTTTCCTGGCGGCGCGGCAGGCCTTCCTGCGCAGCATGCCGGGACGGATCGTCGGGGAGACGCGGGACGTGGACGGGCGGCGCGGTTACGTGCTGACGCTGTCGACACGCGAGCAGCACATCCGGCGTGAGAAGGCGACCTCGAACATCTGCACCAACGAAGGGCTGTGCGCCCTGATCGCCTCGATCTTCATGGCGGTCGCCGGGCGGGCCGGTCTGCGGGATCTGGCGCTGCACAATCACGCCAAGGCGGCCTACGCCAGAAGGACCCTCGCCGCCGCACGGGGGTGCAGTGCCCCGTACGCCGCCCCCGTGTTCAACGAGTTCACCGTCCGCCTGCCGGTTCCGGCGGAGCAGGCGGTGCGTCACCTGCTGGACCGCGGCCTGGTCCCCGGTATCCCCCTGTCCCGCTACTTTTCCGGGATGGAGCGGGACCTGCTGGTCTGTGTCACCGAGACCAATCCCCGCGCCGAGATCGACCGGCTTGCCGATGAGCTGGGGAGACTGTCGTGA